The following are from one region of the Pseudomonas putida genome:
- a CDS encoding ATP-binding protein: protein MAKWLDGGGLMAERIRNHDWAATPLGPLQHWPDPLKTSLALCLASRFPQAVLWGPDLLTLHNDAFSQILGQKPSALGIPFRAVWQEAWADIGHLANRALAGEAVYIEDFPLVIDRNGDPERAWFTFCYSPIRDHDGKVLGMLDTVTETTASVLANQRLKFLDDLGRAVADATDPDQILAITTRMLVEHLQLSSCAYAVMEPDEDGFTICGDAVAPGSPHLLGRYQLQDFGKLALGRLRSGLPLVIRDNLSELSAEEAATFQAIGITATICMPLIKGGRLTALMAIHDKAPRQWTHYEQALISEVTERSWAHVQRVQAHAEVREAVAALEALNATLEQRVDERTSQLLHTEAVLRQTQKLEAIGQLTGGVAHDFNNLLTIIRSSLHFLQRPNLDAQRRERYLKTMSDTVDRGSKLTGQLLAFARRQALSPQVFEAGPRLEAMADMLDTATGARIQVELQLPQAPCHIRADLNQLETAVINLMLNGRDAMAGEGTLQLRLQADQCLPALRGQPPQPGPFAAISVSDSGVGIAAELLERIFDPFFTTKAPGEGTGLGLSQVFGFARQSGGDVQVNSVPGQGTTFTLYLPQEQPPEA, encoded by the coding sequence ATGGCAAAATGGCTAGACGGCGGCGGGCTGATGGCCGAGCGCATCCGCAACCACGATTGGGCCGCCACCCCGCTGGGCCCGCTACAGCACTGGCCCGACCCACTGAAAACCAGCCTGGCCCTGTGCCTGGCCTCGCGCTTCCCGCAAGCCGTGCTTTGGGGCCCTGACCTGCTCACCCTGCACAACGACGCTTTCTCGCAAATTCTCGGGCAAAAGCCCTCAGCATTGGGCATCCCCTTCCGCGCCGTATGGCAGGAGGCCTGGGCCGACATCGGCCATTTGGCCAACCGCGCCCTGGCTGGCGAGGCGGTGTACATCGAAGACTTCCCGCTGGTAATCGACCGCAACGGCGACCCCGAACGGGCCTGGTTCACCTTCTGCTACAGTCCCATCCGCGATCATGATGGCAAGGTGCTAGGCATGCTGGATACCGTCACCGAAACCACCGCCAGCGTGCTCGCCAACCAGCGCCTGAAATTCCTCGACGACCTGGGCCGTGCCGTGGCCGATGCTACCGACCCGGACCAGATCCTTGCCATCACCACGCGCATGCTGGTCGAGCACCTGCAACTGTCAAGTTGCGCCTACGCGGTGATGGAGCCAGACGAAGACGGTTTTACCATCTGCGGTGACGCCGTGGCGCCCGGCTCGCCGCATCTTCTGGGGCGTTACCAGTTGCAGGACTTCGGCAAGCTGGCGCTCGGCCGCTTGCGCAGTGGCCTGCCGCTGGTCATCCGGGACAACCTGAGCGAGCTGTCCGCAGAGGAAGCTGCCACCTTCCAGGCCATCGGCATTACCGCGACGATTTGCATGCCCCTGATCAAAGGGGGCCGGCTGACCGCGCTGATGGCCATCCACGACAAGGCGCCACGTCAGTGGACCCACTACGAACAAGCGTTGATCAGCGAAGTCACCGAGCGCTCCTGGGCGCATGTCCAGCGGGTACAGGCCCACGCCGAAGTACGCGAGGCCGTGGCCGCACTAGAGGCGCTGAACGCCACCCTCGAACAGCGCGTCGACGAACGCACCAGCCAGTTGCTGCACACCGAAGCCGTGCTGCGCCAGACCCAGAAGCTCGAAGCCATCGGCCAGCTGACCGGTGGCGTGGCCCATGACTTCAACAACCTGCTGACCATCATTCGCTCGTCGCTGCATTTTCTGCAGCGCCCCAACCTCGACGCACAGCGCCGCGAGCGCTACCTCAAGACCATGTCCGACACCGTCGACCGAGGTAGCAAGCTGACCGGCCAGTTGCTGGCTTTCGCCCGCCGCCAGGCCCTGAGCCCTCAAGTGTTCGAGGCAGGGCCACGGCTGGAGGCCATGGCCGACATGCTCGACACTGCCACCGGTGCGCGGATCCAGGTCGAGCTGCAGTTGCCGCAGGCGCCTTGCCATATCCGCGCCGATCTCAATCAGCTGGAAACCGCAGTCATCAACCTGATGCTCAACGGCCGCGATGCCATGGCCGGTGAAGGCACCTTGCAATTGCGCCTGCAGGCCGACCAGTGCCTGCCCGCCCTGCGCGGCCAGCCGCCACAGCCGGGCCCGTTCGCGGCGATTTCGGTGAGCGACAGCGGTGTAGGCATTGCCGCCGAACTGCTGGAGCGCATCTTCGACCCGTTCTTCACCACGAAGGCGCCGGGTGAAGGCACCGGGCTCGGGCTGTCGCAGGTGTTCGGTTTTGCCAGGCAGTCCGGGGGCGATGTTCAGGTGAACAGCGTCCCGGGCCAGGGCACAACCTTTACCTTGTACCTGCCCCAGGAGCAACCGCCTGAAGCCTAG
- a CDS encoding LysR family transcriptional regulator, with translation MTPEQLITFATVAEHGNISHAAQALHLSQPAVSGQLKLLQEAFGEPLYQRAGRGVRLTTAGEQLLAYAERLRETFRQAQALREAMHGLERGTLRIGASTTPASYLLPYLIADFHARYPEVLVSTSNGNTAEIVAALDSVDIALIEGPPGQELPLGTAVTPWREDEIVAIVPREHPLAGSDQQTLMSLGAYPLVLRESGSGVRQIVERAFARSGVAMRVALEIAGVEGVKEAVRAGMGIGFVSAMSIRHEDGALQRLQVLPEPLVRRFSILMPHAATPSRAAARFLELCVGLQEVG, from the coding sequence ATGACCCCAGAACAACTGATAACGTTCGCCACCGTCGCCGAGCACGGTAACATCAGCCATGCAGCCCAGGCCCTGCATCTGTCGCAGCCGGCGGTGTCTGGCCAGCTCAAGCTGCTGCAGGAAGCTTTTGGCGAGCCCCTCTATCAGCGCGCCGGCCGTGGTGTGCGGCTGACAACAGCCGGCGAGCAATTGTTGGCCTATGCCGAGCGCCTGCGCGAAACCTTCCGTCAGGCCCAGGCATTGCGCGAGGCCATGCACGGGCTGGAGCGCGGTACCTTGCGCATCGGCGCCAGTACCACGCCAGCCAGCTACCTGCTGCCCTACCTGATTGCCGATTTCCATGCCCGCTACCCGGAGGTGCTGGTGAGCACCTCCAACGGCAATACGGCGGAAATCGTCGCTGCGCTGGACAGCGTCGATATCGCCCTGATCGAAGGGCCGCCTGGGCAGGAATTGCCATTGGGCACGGCGGTGACACCGTGGCGGGAAGACGAGATCGTGGCCATCGTGCCGCGTGAGCATCCGCTGGCTGGCAGTGACCAGCAGACCTTGATGTCGCTGGGGGCCTACCCGTTGGTGCTGCGCGAGAGCGGTTCGGGTGTGCGGCAGATCGTCGAGCGGGCATTTGCCCGCAGTGGTGTGGCAATGCGCGTGGCGCTGGAGATTGCCGGGGTGGAAGGGGTGAAGGAGGCGGTGCGGGCCGGGATGGGCATCGGTTTTGTGTCGGCGATGTCGATCCGGCATGAGGATGGGGCGTTGCAGCGGTTGCAGGTTTTGCCAGAGCCCTTGGTCAGGCGGTTCTCCATACTGATGCCACATGCAGCGACACCGTCGCGGGCAGCGGCGCGGTTCCTTGAGTTGTGTGTCGGCCTGCAAGAGGTGGGCTGA
- a CDS encoding cytosine permease: MTSAANSAPLIEKHTIGYVPPQDRHGKVRDLFTLWFGGNIAPLPIVTGALGVQLFHLNLVWGIVAILVGHLVGGVLMALHSAQGPQMGIPQMIQSRAQFGSLGALLVVVIAGVMYIGFFASNIVLAGKSLHGVVDAVPVPVGIVIGALGSGIIGIIGYRFIHVLNRIGTWVLGIGIVVGFGYIFSHVQSDDFLTRGGFNLAGWLATVSLAALWQIAFAPYVSDYSRYLPADVKVSSTFWTTYLGSALGSSLSFIFGAVAVLAIPAGMDTMDAVKLATGTLGPIMLVLFLLSVISHNALNLYGAVLSIITLVQTFAHRWIPTAKSRAVLSLVVLTACCVVAVFASADFIGHFVDMVLVLLVVLVPWTAINLIDFYAIHKGDYDIQSIFQVDGGIYGRYNPQALIAYAVGIVVQIPFMNTPLYVGPISEHINGADLSWLVGLAVTSPLYWWLASRDSAYRRRQMSAKVAMGH, encoded by the coding sequence ATGACCAGTGCAGCCAATTCGGCACCCCTCATAGAAAAACACACGATCGGCTACGTGCCCCCGCAAGACCGCCATGGAAAGGTAAGGGATCTGTTCACACTGTGGTTCGGCGGCAACATCGCGCCGCTACCCATCGTCACCGGTGCACTGGGCGTGCAGCTGTTCCACCTGAACCTGGTATGGGGCATCGTCGCCATCCTGGTCGGCCACCTGGTCGGTGGCGTGCTGATGGCGCTGCACTCGGCCCAGGGCCCGCAGATGGGCATCCCGCAGATGATCCAGAGCCGCGCCCAGTTCGGCTCGCTCGGTGCGCTGCTGGTGGTGGTGATAGCCGGGGTCATGTACATCGGCTTCTTCGCCTCCAACATCGTGCTCGCCGGCAAGTCGCTGCACGGTGTGGTCGACGCCGTGCCGGTACCGGTGGGCATCGTCATCGGTGCACTGGGCTCAGGCATCATCGGCATCATCGGCTACCGCTTCATCCACGTGCTCAACCGCATCGGCACCTGGGTGCTGGGTATCGGCATCGTGGTCGGCTTCGGCTACATCTTCAGCCACGTGCAAAGCGACGACTTCCTCACCCGCGGCGGCTTCAACCTGGCCGGCTGGCTAGCCACCGTGTCGCTGGCAGCGCTGTGGCAGATCGCCTTTGCACCCTATGTGTCGGACTACTCGCGCTACCTGCCAGCGGACGTGAAGGTCAGCTCGACATTCTGGACCACCTACCTGGGCTCGGCCCTGGGTTCGAGCCTGTCGTTCATCTTCGGCGCCGTGGCGGTACTGGCGATCCCGGCCGGCATGGACACCATGGACGCGGTCAAGCTGGCCACCGGTACCCTCGGCCCGATCATGCTGGTGCTGTTCCTGCTCAGCGTGATCAGCCACAACGCCCTCAACCTGTATGGCGCGGTGCTGTCGATCATCACCCTGGTGCAAACCTTCGCCCACCGCTGGATCCCTACCGCCAAGAGCCGCGCCGTGCTGTCGCTGGTGGTACTGACGGCCTGCTGCGTGGTGGCAGTGTTCGCTTCGGCGGACTTCATCGGCCACTTCGTCGACATGGTGCTGGTGCTGCTGGTGGTGCTGGTGCCGTGGACAGCGATCAACCTGATCGACTTCTATGCCATCCACAAGGGTGACTACGACATCCAGTCGATCTTCCAGGTCGATGGCGGCATCTACGGGCGTTACAACCCGCAGGCGCTGATCGCCTATGCCGTGGGTATCGTGGTGCAGATCCCGTTCATGAACACGCCACTGTACGTCGGGCCGATTTCCGAGCATATCAACGGAGCTGACCTGTCGTGGCTGGTGGGGCTGGCGGTTACCTCGCCGCTGTACTGGTGGCTGGCCAGCCGCGACAGCGCCTACCGTCGCCGGCAGATGAGCGCCAAGGTGGCCATGGGGCACTGA
- a CDS encoding LysE family transporter: MALSVLTAFWAVSMLFVITPGADWAYAISAGMRGRWVMPAVAGMLSGHFLATLVVAAGVGSLLAGHPLALTLLTLAGCSYLLWLGGNLLLSPALPAAGQDGAGESGSRWALKGFCVSGLNPKVFLLFLALLPPQFTDPQSSWPVPLQILLLGLVHLCSSLVIYSLVGYGAKAVLSTRPGAAKLVGRVSGVAMITVALGLIAGQIS, translated from the coding sequence GTGGCTCTCAGTGTTCTGACGGCGTTCTGGGCCGTGTCGATGCTGTTCGTGATTACCCCGGGTGCGGACTGGGCCTATGCCATTTCGGCCGGCATGCGCGGGCGCTGGGTGATGCCTGCGGTGGCGGGCATGCTGTCGGGGCATTTCCTCGCGACCCTGGTGGTGGCGGCCGGGGTCGGCAGCCTGCTGGCCGGCCACCCGCTGGCGCTGACCCTGCTGACCCTGGCGGGGTGCAGCTACCTGCTGTGGCTGGGTGGCAACCTGCTGCTGAGCCCGGCATTGCCGGCGGCCGGGCAGGACGGGGCGGGGGAGTCGGGTTCACGCTGGGCATTGAAGGGGTTTTGTGTCAGCGGCCTGAACCCGAAGGTGTTCCTGCTGTTCCTGGCCCTGTTGCCGCCGCAGTTCACCGACCCGCAGTCTAGCTGGCCGGTGCCATTGCAGATCTTGCTGCTGGGCCTGGTGCACCTGTGCAGCTCGCTGGTGATCTACTCGCTGGTCGGCTATGGCGCCAAAGCCGTGCTGAGCACCCGGCCGGGGGCGGCAAAACTGGTCGGACGGGTGTCGGGGGTAGCGATGATCACGGTGGCCCTGGGTTTGATAGCTGGGCAGATCAGCTGA
- a CDS encoding LysE family translocator has protein sequence MPETTQLLTFALICLGMVLTPGPNMIYLISRSICQGRKAGLISLGGVALGFVIYMFCAALGITALVMAVPFAYDALRIGGALYLLYLAWQALRPGGRSPFQVRDLPADSPRRLFTMGFATSLLNPKIAVMYLSLMPQFIEPGHGSVLLQSLVLGSTQIAISVSVNALIAVMAGSIAVCLAGRPLWQQVQRWLMGTVLAGLAVRMLAEGRR, from the coding sequence ATGCCCGAAACCACGCAACTGCTCACTTTCGCCCTGATCTGCCTCGGCATGGTCCTGACCCCGGGGCCGAACATGATCTACCTGATCTCCCGATCGATCTGCCAGGGCCGCAAGGCCGGGTTGATTTCGCTGGGGGGCGTGGCCCTGGGCTTCGTCATTTACATGTTCTGCGCCGCGCTGGGCATCACCGCTCTGGTGATGGCTGTGCCCTTTGCCTACGATGCGCTGCGCATCGGTGGTGCGTTGTACCTGTTGTACCTGGCCTGGCAGGCGCTGCGCCCTGGTGGCCGTTCGCCGTTCCAGGTTCGTGACCTGCCTGCCGACAGCCCGCGGCGGCTGTTCACCATGGGCTTTGCCACCAGCCTGCTCAATCCCAAGATCGCCGTCATGTACCTGTCGTTGATGCCTCAGTTCATCGAGCCGGGGCATGGCAGCGTGCTGCTGCAGTCGCTGGTGCTGGGGTCGACACAGATCGCCATCAGTGTCTCGGTCAATGCACTGATCGCGGTCATGGCCGGGTCGATCGCCGTGTGCCTCGCCGGTCGCCCGCTGTGGCAGCAGGTTCAGCGCTGGCTGATGGGCACGGTGCTGGCGGGCCTGGCCGTGCGCATGCTGGCCGAAGGGCGGCGTTGA
- the ppnN gene encoding nucleotide 5'-monophosphate nucleosidase PpnN: MPQRNVINASVSPKGSLETLSQREVQQLSEVGTGSLYTLFRQCALAILNTGAHVDNAKTILEAYQDFEVRIHQQDRGVRLELLNAPADAFVDGEMIASTREMLFSALRDIVYTESELASQRIDLESSQGITDYVFHLLRNARTLRPGVEPKMVVCWGGHSISSEEYQYTKKVGHELGLRKLDVCTGCGPGVMKGPMKGATIAHAKQRMHGSRYLGLTEPGIIAAEAPNPIVNELVILPDIEKRLEAFVRVGHGIIIFPGGAGTAEEFLYLLGILMHPENQELPFPVVLTGPRSAEPYLQQLHAFVGATLGEAAHRLYEIIIDDPAEVARHMVEGLKAVKQFRRERNDAFHFNWLLKIEESFQRPFDPTHQAMADLDLRRELPAHELAANLRRAFSGIVAGNVKDKGIRLIEEHGPYQIRGDSAVLDPLGRLLQAFVDQHRMKLPGGAAYVPCYQVVT, encoded by the coding sequence ATGCCTCAACGCAATGTCATCAATGCATCCGTCAGCCCCAAAGGCAGCCTGGAGACGCTGTCACAACGTGAAGTGCAGCAACTGAGTGAAGTCGGTACCGGCAGCCTTTACACCCTGTTCCGCCAGTGCGCCCTGGCCATCCTCAACACTGGCGCCCATGTCGACAATGCCAAGACCATCCTCGAGGCCTATCAGGACTTCGAGGTGCGTATTCATCAACAGGACCGCGGCGTGCGCCTGGAGCTGCTGAATGCCCCGGCCGACGCCTTCGTCGATGGCGAAATGATCGCCAGTACCCGTGAAATGCTGTTCAGCGCCCTGCGCGACATCGTCTACACCGAAAGCGAGCTGGCCAGCCAGCGCATCGACCTGGAAAGCTCCCAGGGCATCACCGACTATGTTTTCCACCTGTTGCGCAACGCCCGCACCCTGCGCCCGGGCGTGGAGCCGAAGATGGTGGTGTGCTGGGGTGGCCACTCGATCAGCAGCGAGGAATATCAGTACACCAAGAAGGTCGGCCACGAGCTGGGCCTGCGCAAGCTGGATGTGTGCACCGGCTGCGGCCCGGGGGTGATGAAGGGCCCGATGAAGGGTGCCACCATTGCCCACGCCAAGCAGCGCATGCACGGCAGCCGCTACCTGGGCCTGACCGAGCCGGGCATCATCGCCGCCGAAGCGCCCAACCCGATCGTCAACGAACTGGTGATCCTGCCGGACATCGAGAAGCGCCTGGAAGCCTTCGTCCGTGTCGGCCATGGCATCATCATCTTCCCGGGCGGTGCCGGCACGGCCGAGGAGTTCCTCTACCTGCTGGGTATCCTCATGCACCCGGAAAACCAGGAACTGCCGTTCCCGGTGGTACTCACCGGCCCGCGCAGCGCCGAGCCGTACCTGCAACAACTGCATGCCTTCGTCGGCGCCACCCTGGGTGAGGCGGCGCATCGCTTGTACGAGATCATCATTGATGACCCGGCAGAAGTTGCCCGGCACATGGTCGAAGGGCTCAAGGCAGTGAAGCAGTTCCGCCGCGAGCGCAACGATGCCTTCCACTTCAACTGGCTGCTGAAGATCGAGGAGAGCTTCCAGCGCCCGTTCGACCCGACCCACCAGGCCATGGCTGACCTCGACCTGCGCCGCGAGTTGCCGGCCCATGAACTGGCCGCGAACCTGCGCCGGGCGTTTTCCGGCATTGTCGCCGGCAACGTGAAGGACAAGGGCATCCGCCTGATCGAGGAACACGGGCCGTATCAGATCCGTGGCGACAGCGCCGTACTGGACCCACTGGGCCGGCTGTTGCAGGCGTTCGTCGACCAGCACCGGATGAAGCTGCCTGGCGGCGCGGCGTATGTACCGTGCTACCAGGTGGTGACCTGA
- a CDS encoding YeiH family protein, producing MATVPSNPAFAPTLSTRGRLNGILFVALFALAVTQLAALPAIANLGISPLIVGIVAGALYGNALRDGVPASWAAGINFSARGLLRIAVAFFGLRVSLQEIAEVGWSGLIVSLLVVSSTLLIGLWCGMKLFKLDRDTALLTAAGSAICGAAAVLAFESALRSAPHKSAMAVGSVVLFGTLSMLLYPLAINAGWLQLDSMSAGLFLGGTLHEVAQVVGAASNVSPEATHIATIVKMTRVMLLVPVLLVVGLWISRARHPGQAQGNGRIAMPWFAFGFLALVLVNSLQVLPGSVTQAVNSLDTFALTMAMTALGMETRFSQIRQAGPRALATGAILNLWLVGGGLAITLGVQKLLG from the coding sequence ATGGCCACGGTTCCGTCCAACCCTGCCTTCGCGCCTACCCTCTCTACCCGAGGGCGGCTCAATGGCATCCTGTTCGTCGCGCTGTTCGCGCTTGCGGTCACCCAGCTGGCCGCCCTGCCCGCCATCGCCAACCTGGGCATCAGCCCGCTGATCGTCGGTATCGTCGCCGGTGCGCTGTATGGCAATGCGCTGCGTGACGGCGTGCCGGCGAGCTGGGCGGCGGGTATCAACTTTTCCGCCCGCGGCCTGCTGCGCATTGCCGTGGCCTTCTTCGGCCTGCGGGTAAGCCTGCAGGAAATTGCCGAAGTCGGCTGGTCCGGGCTGATCGTGTCGCTACTGGTGGTGTCCAGCACCCTGCTGATCGGCCTGTGGTGCGGCATGAAGCTGTTCAAGCTGGACCGCGATACCGCCTTGCTGACCGCAGCCGGCAGCGCCATCTGCGGCGCCGCCGCGGTACTGGCCTTCGAATCGGCCCTGCGCAGTGCCCCGCACAAAAGTGCCATGGCGGTCGGCAGCGTGGTGCTGTTCGGCACCCTGTCGATGTTGCTTTACCCATTGGCGATCAATGCCGGCTGGCTGCAACTGGACAGCATGAGCGCCGGACTGTTCCTGGGTGGCACCCTTCACGAAGTGGCCCAGGTGGTCGGTGCGGCCAGCAACGTCAGCCCAGAGGCCACGCATATTGCCACCATCGTCAAGATGACCCGGGTGATGCTGCTGGTACCGGTGCTGCTGGTGGTCGGGCTTTGGATCAGCCGCGCGCGCCATCCGGGCCAGGCACAGGGCAACGGGCGCATCGCCATGCCCTGGTTCGCCTTCGGCTTCCTCGCGCTGGTGCTGGTGAATTCGCTGCAGGTGCTGCCGGGCAGCGTGACGCAGGCGGTCAACAGCCTGGATACCTTTGCCCTGACCATGGCGATGACGGCGCTGGGCATGGAGACGCGCTTCAGCCAGATTCGTCAGGCCGGGCCACGGGCATTGGCCACCGGGGCGATTCTCAACCTTTGGCTGGTGGGGGGTGGGCTGGCTATTACCCTGGGTGTGCAGAAGCTGTTGGGCTGA
- the pncB gene encoding nicotinate phosphoribosyltransferase produces MSDSVFGPRIIQNLLDTDFYKITMMQAVLHNYPNAEVEWEFRCRNEENLAPYLAEIRYQVEQLADVSVTHDQLAYLEKIPFIKPDFIRFLSLFRFNLRYVQVGLDDSGQLAIRVRGPWLHVILYEIPLLAIISEVRNRYRYREVVIEQVRERLYQNLDWLKAEATADELAAFQLADFGTRRRFSYRVQEEVVHILKRDFPGRFVGTSNVHLAREYQLKPIGTMAHEWFMAHQQLGPRLVDSQAAALECWVREYRGLLGIALTDCITMDAFLSDFDLYFAKLFDGLRHDSGDPLAWAEKAIAHYERLGIDPKSKTLIFSDGLDFAKALRLYRALHERINVSFGIGTRLTCDIPGVEPMNIVIKMTACNGAPVAKISDSPGKTQCRDENFVAYLKHVFKVD; encoded by the coding sequence ATGAGCGACAGCGTTTTCGGCCCGCGCATCATCCAGAACCTGCTGGACACCGACTTCTACAAGATCACCATGATGCAGGCAGTGCTGCACAACTACCCCAACGCCGAGGTGGAATGGGAATTCCGCTGCCGTAACGAGGAAAACCTCGCACCCTATCTGGCAGAAATCCGTTACCAGGTCGAGCAGCTGGCCGATGTCAGCGTCACCCATGACCAGCTCGCCTACCTGGAAAAGATCCCGTTCATCAAACCGGACTTCATCCGTTTTCTCAGCCTGTTCCGCTTCAACCTGCGCTATGTGCAGGTAGGCCTGGATGATTCCGGGCAACTGGCGATTCGCGTGCGCGGGCCGTGGTTGCATGTGATTCTGTACGAGATCCCGCTGCTGGCGATCATCAGCGAGGTGCGCAACCGCTACCGGTATCGCGAGGTGGTGATAGAGCAAGTCCGCGAGCGCCTGTATCAGAACCTCGACTGGCTCAAGGCCGAGGCCACCGCCGATGAACTGGCCGCTTTCCAACTGGCCGACTTCGGTACCCGGCGGCGCTTCTCCTACCGGGTGCAGGAAGAGGTGGTACACATTCTCAAGCGTGACTTTCCGGGCCGCTTTGTCGGAACCAGCAACGTGCACCTGGCCCGTGAATACCAGCTCAAGCCGATCGGCACCATGGCCCACGAGTGGTTCATGGCCCACCAGCAACTCGGCCCGCGGCTGGTCGACAGCCAGGCTGCCGCGCTGGAATGCTGGGTGCGGGAATACCGGGGGCTGCTGGGCATTGCCCTGACCGACTGCATCACCATGGACGCGTTCCTGAGCGATTTCGACCTGTACTTCGCCAAGCTGTTCGATGGCCTGCGACATGATTCGGGCGACCCGTTGGCCTGGGCGGAAAAGGCCATCGCCCACTATGAACGACTGGGCATCGACCCGAAGAGCAAGACCCTGATCTTTTCCGACGGGCTGGACTTTGCCAAGGCGCTGCGGCTGTACCGGGCGCTGCATGAGCGGATCAATGTGAGCTTTGGTATCGGTACCCGGCTGACCTGCGATATCCCGGGGGTTGAACCGATGAACATCGTGATCAAGATGACGGCGTGCAATGGGGCACCGGTGGCAAAGATTTCAGACAGCCCGGGCAAGACACAGTGCCGGGACGAGAATTTCGTTGCCTATCTGAAACATGTCTTCAAGGTGGATTGA
- a CDS encoding isochorismatase family protein, with translation MKIASFDVDAQNGFTSNVPQELPVPEGDEIAADLNTMALRADLRLGSKDAHPANAAWVVADPAHMLQPLPLANADLTWVSHCVPGTRGFELLPGLPAPIDYDYFVWKGVEPDLHPYGACYHDLAERRSTGVIEYLKVEQVGAVIVGGLALDYCVRTTARQLRQAGFQVLLYLPACRALTQAGAIEACGALAAEGVILCGDEAALDYQLSLIKEDRP, from the coding sequence ATGAAGATCGCCAGTTTCGATGTCGACGCCCAGAACGGCTTCACCAGCAACGTGCCGCAAGAACTACCCGTCCCCGAAGGTGACGAAATCGCGGCAGATCTGAATACCATGGCCTTGCGCGCCGACCTGCGCCTCGGCAGCAAGGACGCCCACCCGGCCAACGCCGCCTGGGTGGTCGCCGACCCCGCGCACATGTTGCAACCCCTGCCACTGGCCAACGCCGACCTGACCTGGGTCAGCCACTGTGTTCCGGGCACTCGCGGCTTCGAGTTGCTGCCCGGCCTGCCTGCCCCCATCGACTACGACTATTTCGTGTGGAAAGGAGTCGAGCCCGACCTGCACCCCTACGGCGCCTGTTACCACGACCTGGCCGAGCGTCGCTCCACCGGGGTGATCGAGTACCTGAAGGTAGAGCAGGTGGGGGCAGTGATCGTCGGTGGCCTGGCCCTGGACTATTGCGTCAGGACCACCGCCCGCCAATTGCGCCAGGCCGGCTTTCAGGTGCTTTTGTACCTGCCGGCTTGCCGCGCACTCACCCAGGCTGGCGCCATCGAGGCCTGTGGCGCTCTGGCTGCGGAGGGCGTGATCCTCTGCGGCGACGAAGCGGCGCTCGACTACCAGCTCTCTCTGATCAAGGAAGACCGCCCATGA
- a CDS encoding NUDIX hydrolase: MNAVEVLASVDIVALRMAPEAQHLQVLLHRREREPHAGQWALPGVIVNGRTPDTSLEAAAERALREKAQVVPCYMEQVGTEGNAFRDPRGWSLSTYYLALLEPGQVVQGEQLAFFDLDSVLARKVLLPFDHNLLVERARERLAAKTVYSSLPLYLLAEKFTVLDASGAVQACLGQAVNNTSLRKRLERLRELGWVRDTGEKNQPKLGRPQQLYQYTPQGERAFMFDRSLLPEGA, encoded by the coding sequence GTGAATGCAGTCGAAGTCCTGGCCAGCGTCGATATCGTCGCCCTGCGCATGGCCCCCGAAGCTCAGCATCTGCAAGTGCTGTTGCACCGTCGTGAGCGCGAACCCCATGCTGGCCAGTGGGCCCTGCCCGGGGTGATCGTCAATGGCCGCACCCCCGATACCAGCCTGGAAGCTGCCGCCGAACGCGCGCTGCGCGAGAAAGCCCAGGTCGTACCGTGCTACATGGAACAGGTGGGTACCGAGGGCAATGCTTTCCGCGACCCGCGTGGATGGTCACTCAGCACCTATTACCTGGCATTGCTCGAACCGGGGCAGGTCGTCCAGGGCGAGCAACTGGCGTTTTTCGACTTGGACAGCGTATTGGCGCGCAAGGTGCTGTTGCCCTTTGATCACAACCTGTTGGTGGAGCGCGCCCGCGAGCGGCTGGCGGCGAAGACGGTGTACAGCAGCCTGCCGTTGTATCTGCTGGCAGAGAAGTTCACTGTGCTGGATGCGTCAGGTGCAGTGCAGGCTTGCCTGGGGCAGGCGGTGAACAACACCTCGCTGCGCAAACGCCTGGAGCGTTTGCGCGAGCTGGGGTGGGTGAGGGATACCGGGGAGAAGAACCAGCCGAAGCTGGGCAGGCCGCAGCAGTTGTATCAGTACACCCCGCAGGGGGAGCGGGCGTTCATGTTTGATCGCAGCCTGCTGCCCGAAGGCGCTTAG
- a CDS encoding Lrp/AsnC family transcriptional regulator: MDRTDRKILAELQKDGRLSVTELADRVGLSLSPCHRRLKALEESGAILGYHARLAPSALGLNFAALVFVTLREVTRQPVADFEAALAEIPQIVEAQRLFGDPDYLLHVVAKDLPAFQKLYDEQLTSIPNVKRLSSTLVMKEVIQDRLLPM, translated from the coding sequence ATGGACAGGACTGATCGAAAAATCCTTGCCGAACTGCAAAAAGACGGTCGGTTATCGGTGACCGAGCTGGCCGACCGTGTGGGGCTCAGCCTCTCGCCCTGCCATCGGCGCCTGAAGGCGTTGGAGGAATCAGGGGCGATTCTTGGCTATCACGCCCGCTTGGCGCCGAGCGCCCTGGGGCTGAACTTTGCCGCGCTGGTGTTCGTGACCCTGCGCGAAGTGACCCGCCAGCCGGTTGCGGACTTTGAAGCGGCGCTGGCCGAAATCCCGCAGATCGTCGAGGCGCAGCGGCTGTTTGGCGACCCGGATTACCTGCTGCATGTGGTGGCCAAGGATCTGCCGGCGTTCCAGAAGCTGTATGACGAGCAGCTGACCAGCATTCCCAATGTGAAGCGGTTGAGCTCGACGCTGGTGATGAAAGAGGTGATTCAGGATCGGTTGTTGCCAATGTAG